ATATAGACCGTATAAGAGACCGCATTGTCTCCGCCCATGCATATATAGGCTCGGATGGGATTATCGGTGCCCTTGGCGAGGGAGCCAATGTGGTCATAACAGGTAGGGTTTCGGATAATGCTCTTTTTGTAGCGCCTATTATGCATGAGTTTGGCTGGGAGTTTGCAGAGCCTTACTGGGACCTTATCGGTGCTGCGGTGACTGTAGGCCATATAATCGAGTGTGCTAGCTGGTGCTGCGGGCAAAACTCGGTTTTATGGGAGAAGGTACCCAAACCCTGGGCCATAGGCTATCCCATAGCCGAGTTCTACGAGGATGGCACTGCTATTATTACCAAGGTGCCCGGGACCGGCGGGATGGTAAACGAGTGGACTGTTAAAGAGCAACTGGTATATGAAGTCCACGACCCCAGAAATTATGTTATGCCCGATGGTATAGCTGATATGACCACGCTTATGCTTGAAGACCTGGGCGATGACAGAGTGCGGGTGGCAAATATGACCGGTAAACCCAGACCTGATACGCTGAAAGTGCAGATTGGCTACTCGGATGGGTATATTGCGGAAAACTTGACGGTCATAAGTGCTCCCAAAGCCTTAAGCAAGGCAAAGAGGATGGAAGAAGTAGGTTGGGAGAGGCTAAAGCAAATGGGATTGAAACGTGAAAACTTGGAGGTGAGGATTGATTATATCGGAGTGAACTCATTGTTGGGGCCTGTTGTGCCGATTCCAGACGAAGACTCGATAAATGAGATTGGCTTCAGGGTGGCTGCTAAAGCCAAAACGGCGGCTGAGGCGCAAATGATAGTATCTGCGTTCGCTGTGCTCACCGGCACGCCCGTAGGTGT
This genomic interval from Chloroflexota bacterium contains the following:
- a CDS encoding DUF1446 domain-containing protein, which translates into the protein MRKIRLGAGSGWAPSDPLPALELVDKGQVDYLGFDQLAELTMAVLQITKARDPKRGYVWQHIIDGMKLILPPAHKKGMRIITNGGGVNCEEAANQVLNIAKEKGLADLKVGIVRGDDVLNKLEDCRKKGWKFNNLDNGEEDIDRIRDRIVSAHAYIGSDGIIGALGEGANVVITGRVSDNALFVAPIMHEFGWEFAEPYWDLIGAAVTVGHIIECASWCCGQNSVLWEKVPKPWAIGYPIAEFYEDGTAIITKVPGTGGMVNEWTVKEQLVYEVHDPRNYVMPDGIADMTTLMLEDLGDDRVRVANMTGKPRPDTLKVQIGYSDGYIAENLTVISAPKALSKAKRMEEVGWERLKQMGLKRENLEVRIDYIGVNSLLGPVVPIPDEDSINEIGFRVAAKAKTAAEAQMIVSAFAVLTGTPVGVGFSAPRQPRPVIALWPTLIPREEVLIDFVVREVS